One window of the Thermasporomyces composti genome contains the following:
- the gnd gene encoding phosphogluconate dehydrogenase (NAD(+)-dependent, decarboxylating), giving the protein MEIGLVGLGKMGANMRERLRAKGHTVVGYDRNPAVSDVSSLSEMVSALPRPRAVWVMVPAGEPTRSVITDLAELLDEGDVVVDGGNSRWTDDQYHAELLGRRGVGFVDCGVSGGVWGRTQGYALMCGGDPAHVDQVRPVMDALKPEGGLGFVHAGKVGAGHFAKMVHNGIEYGLMQAYAEGYELLQTTKIVDNVADVFRSWREGTVIRSWLLDLLVEAMESGELDRIRGYAEDSGEGRWTVEAAIEHAVPLPVISAALFARFTSRQPDSPAMKAVAAMRKQFGGHAVLPSSSAVRPDTDAP; this is encoded by the coding sequence ATGGAGATCGGGCTCGTCGGTCTGGGCAAGATGGGCGCCAATATGCGGGAGCGGTTGCGCGCCAAGGGGCACACCGTCGTGGGCTACGACAGGAATCCCGCCGTGTCGGACGTGTCGAGCCTGTCCGAGATGGTCTCGGCGCTCCCACGCCCCCGGGCCGTCTGGGTGATGGTGCCGGCCGGGGAGCCGACGAGGTCGGTGATCACCGACCTCGCCGAGCTCCTCGACGAGGGCGACGTGGTGGTGGACGGCGGCAACTCCCGCTGGACCGACGACCAGTACCACGCCGAGCTGCTCGGGCGTCGAGGTGTGGGCTTCGTCGACTGCGGCGTGTCCGGTGGGGTCTGGGGCAGAACCCAGGGATACGCGCTCATGTGCGGCGGAGACCCGGCCCACGTCGACCAGGTCCGACCGGTGATGGACGCTCTCAAGCCGGAGGGCGGGTTGGGCTTCGTGCACGCGGGTAAGGTCGGCGCCGGACACTTCGCGAAGATGGTCCACAACGGCATCGAGTACGGCCTCATGCAGGCGTACGCCGAGGGCTACGAGCTCCTGCAGACCACCAAGATCGTCGACAACGTCGCCGACGTGTTCCGCTCCTGGCGGGAAGGCACCGTCATCCGCTCCTGGTTGCTCGACCTGCTCGTGGAGGCGATGGAGTCGGGCGAGCTGGACAGGATCCGCGGCTACGCCGAGGACTCCGGGGAGGGGCGCTGGACCGTCGAGGCCGCCATCGAGCACGCTGTCCCGCTCCCGGTCATCTCGGCGGCGCTCTTCGCCCGCTTCACCTCCCGGCAACCGGACTCCCCCGCCATGAAGGCCGTGGCGGCGATGCGGAAGCAGTTCGGCGGGCACGCCGTCCTGCCGAGCTCCAGCGCGGTCCGCCCAGACACCGACGCGCCCTAG